ATCATCGGGACTGCTTAGTTTTTTTCAGGAAAGAAACGCCAGCAGAATTGTAACGCAATTGCAATCGATGATTTCTATAAAAAGTAGCGTGTTGCGCGATGGAATTGTAACAGAAATTATTTCGAAACATATTGTGGCCGGCGACGTACTACTTTTGAATGCCGGTGATTTGTTACCCGCAGATTGCAGAATCATCGAAGCCACTGAACTCTATGCGAATGAATCCAGTTTAACCGGAGAATCGTTTCCGGTGAGAAAAGAAGTTGGAATTCTGGAAGAGTTGACAGAACTTTCCCAAAGAAAAAATTGCCTTTGGGAAGGAACTAATATTGTTAGTGGCAATGCCAAAGCTTTAGTGATACAAACTGGAGACCAAACTGTTTTTGGTTCTATTGCCCAAAGCGTAACTAATGTAGTGGAAACCTCTTTTGAAAAAGGAATTAAGGACTTTGGTTTTTTTTTATTAAAAATAACATTGCTACTCGCCGTTTTTATTTTGGTAGTTAATTTATTAAATCATAAAAACCCAATTGAATCTGCATTATTTGCATTAGCGTTAGCTGTTGGTATGGCTCCTGAACTACTTCCTGCTATTTCAACTATTGCCATGAGTGCCGGTGCAAGACGAATGCTGGATAAAAAAGTAATTGTAAAAAAATTATCTTCAATTCAAAACCTTGGAGAAGTAAACTTATTATGTACTGATAAAACGGGTACTATAACGGAAGGTAACATCAAAATATCAGGTTTAATTGATGGTTTTGGACAAGAAAGTGATTTTGTACAACAACTAGCGTATTGGAATGCCACTTTTGAAACTGGCTACTCTAATGCTATTGATGACGCCTTACGACAATTGAAATTAAAAACCGGAGAAAATGCACAAAAAATTGGAGAAGTTCCTTATGATTTCATCAGAAAACGATTAAGCATTGCCATAATAACCAACTCCCAAAAGCTATTAATCAGTAAAGGTGCTTTTCTACCTATTCTCAGCATTTGTACCAAAATAAAATTAGGAGATGGAACTCATGATGATATTGCTCTGTACAAAGAGGAATTAGAAAATAAATTTGAACACTTTGGTTCCGATGGTTTTCGTGCCATTGGAATTTGTTACAAAGAGATATCATCCGAAAATATTTCTAAAGAAATGGAAACCGAAATGGTTTTTGCCGGTTTTATTCTGTTAAATGATCCCGTAAAAGCTGATATAATTGCAACCATTATCGAATTACATAAACTGAATGTAGGTTTAAAAATTATAACCGGAGACAATAAAAATGTAGCGAAATCAATTGCACAACATATTGGTATAAAAAATCCTGTAGTGCTGACTGGAAAAGAACTTTTCAACATTAATCCGGAAGGCCTAAAACAGCTCGTAAAGAAAACACATATTTTTGCCGAAGTAGAACCGCAACAAAAAGAACGCATCATTTTAGCTTTACGAAAAACCTACACAGTTGCTTATATGGGTGATGGAATCAATGATGTTTCGGCAATTACAGCAGCCGATGTGGGAATATCTGTAGAAAATGCTGTTGATGTGACCAGAGAAGCCGCAGATTTTGTATTAATGGAAAAAAATTTAATGGTTATCGTTGACGGAATCAAAGAAGGAAGAAAGACCTTTGCGAATACGCTCAAATATTTATATATCAGCACCGGTTCTACCTTTGGAAACATGTGCAGTGTTGCTGCAGCTTCCTTAATATTGCCTTTTTTACCCATGCTCCCAAAACAGATACTATTAACTAATTTTCTAACCGATTTTCCTTTTCTCACCGTAACATCAGACAATGTGGATGCGGAACAAATAGTAAGACCCGGAAAATGGAACCTAAATTTAATTCGTAATTATATGGTTATTTTTGGAATTCATAGTGCGCTGTTTGACGTTATTACTTTTATCACTCTTTTGTTTGTCTTAAAAGTTAAAGAATCCGAATTTCAAACTGGCTGGTTCATAGAATCTGTATTATCTGAACTCTTTATTCTTTTCATCATTAGAACCCATAAAAGCTTTTTCAGAAGCAAACCCGGAACATATCTTTTTATATTGAGCAGTATTGCCTTATTAACAACAATTGGACTACCCTATTTACCTATTGCTAAAGAAATTGGCCTAAGTCCTTTACCTCTAATCAATCTTTTTGCTATGCTGCTTATTGTAATACTTTATATCATTACGGCAGATATTTTGAAAGTTTGGTTTTTCAAAAAATACCATCGTGCCTGAAGTAATATAAGTGAATCTATTTATAAAAAAGGGCAACATTTCAATTGGAATGTTGCCCTTTTTTATGATCTAAAAGTAGTTTTTAAGAGTTGCTTTGTCTTGCTACTTCTCCGTGATGTAAAATATCTAATCCTACCGTTTGATCCTCTTCGTTGATGCGAACCGGAATAAATCGGTTGATAATTTTAAATAATAACACCGTAAAGAAAAAAGCATAACTGGTAGCAAACAAAATTGCTATACATTCTTTGAACAGTAACATTCCGTCACCACCGTAGAATAAACCATTTGGAATTGCTTCATTAATTGTGCTGTTCGCAAAGAAACCCATACAAATTGTTCCAATGATACCTCCCATCCCGTGAACGCCCCATACATCAAGCGCATCATCCCAACCTTTGTGTTCTTTGAATTTAACCGCTGCAAAACATCCAAAAGCAGCGATAATACCAATAATAGCCGATGAATAAATATCGACATAACCGGCAGCTGGAGTAATTGTTGCTAATCCGGCTACTGCACCAGTCATTAAACCAATAAACGTTGGTTTCTTTTTACCGGTATTCCATTCGATTAGTAACCAAGTCACAGCGGCAAATGAAGCGGCAGTATCGGTGTTAAGAAAGGACGAAATAGTAATTGAATTCACAGCCAATTCACTTCCCGCGTTAAAACCGTACCAACCAAACCAAAGCAAGGCGGTTCCAATTGCCACCAACGGAATATTATTAGGTTCGTGTTTCGTTTGTCTTTTCCCTACAAAATATACAGATGCCAAAGCAGCAAAACCTGCAGTAGCATGAACGGTAATTCCACCTGCGAAATCAAAAACACCCCATTCAGCAAGCAATCCGCCACCCCAAACCATATGAACGAATGGATAATAAACGAATATTTGCCACAAAATAAGGAAAACAACATATGATTTAAACGAAACTCTATTGATAAAAGCACCTGTAATTAAGGCTGGCGTAATGATGGCAAACATCATTTGGTATGCAATAAATATATATTCCGGAAAACGTTTGTCAGCAGAATATAAAGTAGAAGGTGTAATTCCGTGATAAAAGGCTTTATCAAAATTCCCTATGATTCCAAAAAAATCAGTTCCGGAGTCCACATTTCCACTAAAACAAAGCGAGTAACCGAAAGCAAACCAAAGTACTGTTCCTATTCCCATAGAAACAAAGCTTTGCATCATAATACTCAAAATATTTTTATTACAACCCAATCCGCCATAAAAAAAAGCAAGACCAGGTGTCATCAACATTACCAAACTAGTGGCAAGAATCATAAAGGTGGTTAATCCAACATCTAACATAATATTTTTTTTAGTTTTGCGCAAAATTATACAAATCCGCTAATATTTTTACGCCATTTTTATATCATTTTTTATAAAAATTGTTAATTTTATATAAAACGAGGTGGTACAGACTGCTATTTTACATTATTAAAGATTATTACCCCCTAAAAATTAGCAGTGTATAATTAAAATAAATGAATTATTTTAATTTTTTCAGGATTTGACTTCATTTTTTTAAGTCTACCAAATCATTTATATTTACACCCGATTTAGTCTCTTATGAAGCCCTTATTTTATGGTGACTAATGCTTTTTAGACCTAAAATAACTCCTATGAAATTACACTATACTCTTATTTTTTCAATAGTTATGCAGCTTGGTTTTGCGCAATCTGCCAGCCTTTATTTTGACAAAATAAGAACCAATGAAGCCGCTTTGACCGCATTCTTTTCTCAAATGCCCAAAGGAGGCGATTTACACCACCACTATTCCGGTTCTATATATGCGGAACCCGTTTTAAACTATGCCATTACCGAAAATTTTTATTTAAATACCGAAACAATGGTCGTTGCCAGAGAAAAGCCGACCAAAGGAAATTGGGTTCTTTTTTCGGATTTAAAAAATGAAAATCAATTAGACCGTTACAAACAACAGATTATGCAAAAATGGTCTGTCAAGGATTACAATCACGTGGATTATCCATCGGATAAATTATTTTTTGAGTCTTTTGAAAAGTTCATGCCCGCTGCAGACGAAATGTTTAAATCAGGTTTATTAGAATTGAAAAACAGAGCTATAAAAGAAAATTTGAGCTACATAGAAACCCAATTGTCTACCATTCCGGCGCCAATAAATCTGGAGAATTGGACAAAATTTAATGTCCAATTGCGGGAAATGGCAGCCAAAAAAGACGAAAAAGCAATTTTGGCTTTATTAGACAAACTGTATATTGCTTTGCAGGAAAAGAATGTTTCAGGCTACGCCAAAGATTTTAATACCAATTTTGTCGCAAAATTACATACTGATTTAAAGATTGACGATGAACGTTTCACGATGCGTTACCAGAATTTTGTATTGCGTTTTATGGAACCGACTGAGTTATTCAAGAATTTGGTTGTGGCTTTTATATCAGCTGATACGAGCCCTTTAATGGCGGGTGTAAACATTGTTTCTCCCGAAGATGGGGAAACTTCAATGAAAGATTATTGGTTGCATATGCTGATGTTTAAATATTGCCATTCTCGTTTTCCAAATGTAAAATATACATTGCATGCGGGCGAATTGACTTTAGGATTGGTTCAACCGGAAGAATTAACTTGGCATATAAACTCCGCAGTTTATGATGCAGGTGCCAATAGAATTGGCCATGGAGTTGACATGGCGTATGAAGCAAAATCATATGAGTTGTTGCAATACATGGCTAAAAACAAAATTGTTATCGAAATTAATTTGGTTAGCAATGAGTTTATTTTGAAAGTAAAAGAAAACCGTCATCCTATAAGTTTGTACAAAGAATTTGGTGTTCCCATTGTTATCAGTACGGACGATGCGGGGATTTTAAGAACAAATATGACTGAACAATACGTTTTATTGGCCAAGCGCTATACAGACATTTCATACTCAGACATCAAAGAATTTGTATACAACAGCATCAATTACAGCTTTATCAAAGACGCATCGGTAAAGAAAGAATTATTGCGAAATCTGGATGCCCGATTCAAAACTTTTGAGAAAAATTTTGAAAAGAAGTAATTCTTTTTTCTAATTATTTTATTTCAATTCTAAATTTCCACCTTTGAAATTATAATCAAATGAACATTAAACTCATCGCAATTGGCAAAACGGATAATAAAGCATTACAATCTTTAATTGATGATTATACCAAGCGTTTATCTTTTTATATCAAATTTGAACTGGATATTATTCCTGATATTAAGAATGTGAAAAATCTGTCTGAAGATCAGCAAAAAGAAAAAGAAGGCGAATTGATTTTGGCAAAAATAACTCCGACGGACCAACTTATTTTATTAGATGAAAACGGAAAAAACTTCTCCAGCGTAGGTTTTTCAGCCGAATTACAGAAGAAAATGAATTCAGGTGTAAAAACATTGGTTTTTGTAATTGGTGGTCCTTACGGTTTTTCGGATGCCGTTTATGCTAAAGCGCAAGGAAAAATTTCACTCTCACTTATGACATTTTCTCATCAAATGGTTCGTTTGTTTTTTATAGAGCAAGTATATCGTGGCTTTACAATTTTGAAAAACGAACCGTATCATCATCAGTAAATTTCAGTTGGCAGATGATGAGATTTAGTAAATGAATTCTTCAATACTATCCGATTGTTTTTCTAAGGATTCCATCAGAATTTTATTTTGAATGTACATTCCGTAACTCATATTGGCATCAAAAGCAAAACGGATTGTGTCCGAATTGATTTTTACATTTTTGAAAAATGCATTAAAATAAGCTCTTTTTACAGCTAAATCATTTACCCAAATTTCATTATTTTTATTAAAAAAGACAATAGTTCCAGATTTTGGTTTCCCCATTTTATAATATACTTCCGTGAAAGGAATAAAAGCCATGTTTTTACCAATACTGTCTGCGTAGGAATAATAATTCAGTGCTGCTTCGTTCTTATGTGCTTTTTCTTCCCGCTTTTTTTGTTGCAATTTCATGACTTCTAGAATTACTAATCGCAAAGGCAAACGCTTGTCGATATTCAAAATCCAATTAGTCGTAATAATGCTGTTTTTTCGGTTTACATCGGCTACCGTATCTTTACCATTTATTTTAAAAAAAATGTAAATCGGCGAATGATCCTGAATATCTTTTACCAGAGTTACATTTGATTTTGGCAACAAAATATCTTTTTTATTTCCACAGGAAAAGAAAATAAAAAGAAAAATCAGCATGGAGTATTTCATAATTTTAGTAGATTTTATTGAATAAAGTCACACATTCCATCGCTTCTTTCACATCATGAACCCGAAGGATTTTTGCGCCTTTTGTCAATGCAATTGTATTTAAAACAGTAGTTCCGTTTAAAGCTTCTTCTGCATTAGAATTCAGTGTTTTATAAATCATTGATTTTCTGGAAACACCGATCAACAAGGGTAATTCTAACAAGTTGAATAAATCTAGTTTTTGAAACACTTCGTAATTTTGCTCTACTGTTTTTGCAAAGCCAAATCCAGGATCTGTAATCAAATCATTAATGCCAAAACTTCGTGCTTTTGCAATTCGTTCCGAAAAATAAAAAAGCATTTCTTTCACAATATCGTCATACTGAGTCAATGTTTGCATCGTTTGTGGCGTTCCTTTCATGTGCATCATAATATACGGAACGCTGTATTTTGCAACTGTTTCCAACATTTTTTCGTCAAGATGCCCGGCAGAAATATCGTTGATAATTGCAGCGCCACTTTCGATACTGGCTTTGGCTACTTCGGCACGAAAGGTATCAATAGAAAGAATGGTTTCCGGAAAATGTTTAAGTATCAAATTCACCACAGGGATGATTCTCGAAATTTCTTCTTGTTCTGATACAAACTCGGCGCTTGGCTTGCTGGAATATGCACCAACATCAATAAACGTGGCACCTTCTGAACTCATTCTTTCAACTCTGGAAAGGATTTCACTTTCGTTTTTATATTTTCCACCATCAAAAAAAGAATTCGGGGTAACATTCAAAATCCCCATTATTTTGGGAATGGTCAAATCGATGAGTTGTCCTTTACAATTTATTGTCATTCGTTTTCGGTATTCTGTTAAAAAAATTGTGGCACTCAAAATTCGAAAATCTTCAATCTTGAATTTCAATCAAAAAATAATCCTTATTTTTGAGCAAATTTACACAAATAAACAGCATTAAATGAAGAATACTTCACAAGAATATGATAGCGTAATTGCGATTTGCCGCACTTTATTTATCAACAAAATGAAAGATTACGGTAGTGCTTGGCGCATCTTAAGACTACCTTCTTTAACGGATCAAATTTTCATAAAAGCACAACGGATCAGAAGTTTACAAGAAAACGAAATTCGAAAAGTTGATGAAGATGAAACCGGAGAATTCATTGGAATCATCAATTATTCAATCATGGCTTTAATTCAATTGGAATTAGGCGTTGTAGATCAACCTGATTTAGACGTAGAAAAAGCAACAGCATTATACGATTCAAAAATCAAACTTACCAAAGATTTAATGGAAGCTAAAAACCATGATTATGGTGAAGCTTGGCGCGAAATGCGAGTAAGTTCTTTGACTGATTTGATTCTGCAAAAACTCCTTCGCGTAAAACAAATTGAAGACAATAAAGGAAAAACTTTAGTCTCTGAAGGAATTGATGCTAATTATCAGGATATGATTAATTATTCTGTTTTTGCCTTGATTTTGATGGGAGAAAACAAATAACTCCTTTTTTGATTTAGTAATTACACTTTCAAAATAAATCCTAAAAATACAAATCAAATAATATGATTTCTCTAAAAAATGCCCTCACTCAATTCTCACGAATTTTCGTTGGAATTTTATTTATCATTTCTGGTTTAATTAAACTAAATGACCCGCTTGGATTCTCTTATAAACTGGCCGAATATTTTAGTGAACCCGTTTTTAATCTGCCGGTTTTTATTCCGTTTGCTTTGGCTATAGCCTTATTCTTAGTTATTCTTGAAGTGATTTTAGGTGTTATGTTGCTTATTGGTTACCAATCAAAATTGACGATTTGTAGCCTGTTGTTACTCATTATCATGTTCACATTTCTCACTTTTTATTCCGCTTATTTTGATGTGGTTAAAGATTGTGGCTGTTTTGGTGATGCGTTACATTTAACACCTTGGCAATCGTTTACAAAAGACATTATACTATTGTTTTTTATTCTGATTTTGTTTTTTAATCAAAAATTGGTTAAGCCTTTATTTAGCAATCGTGTCCAAAATAGTTTAGCGATTATAAGTTTTATTTTGTGTGCTTTTATGGGCTATTGGGTCATAAATCATTTGCCTTTAAAGGATTTTCGTCCGTTTCAAGTGGGAAATAACATCCAGAAAGGAATGCGAATTCCGGATAATGCGCCAAAAAGCATAGTCGAAATGGTTTTCATTTATAAAGTAAATGGCGTGGATAAAGAGTTTACAGAGAAAGATTTAATGTCAATTCCGGAAGGCGCGACCTTTGTAGACCGAAAAGATAAAGTAATCGTAGAAGGATACGTTCCTCCTATTCATGATTTCGGTATGGAAAAAGATGGTTCTGATTATAAAGAAGAATTCTTGGACAAGCCAAAACTAATGCTTTTTGTAGCCTATGATTTAACGCTTTCAGATAAAAAAGGAATGTCAGAATTAGAGAAATTAAAACAAACTGCTTCCGCAAAAGGGTATACCGTTATTGGAATGACAGGATCATCACCGGAAGAAATTGCCAAAACTAAAAAACAATTTGGTTTTACCTTTGATTTTTATTTCTGTGACGCTATTGCTTTAAAAACTATCGAAAGAGCCAATCCAAGTGTTGTAATTCTTGAAAAAGGAACTGTGAAACAGAAAGTGCATTACAATGATATTGAAGATTTGAAATTGTAAAACACAAAGAGTAAAACCTTAAGTGTTAGTATTAATTTTTTATTAACTATATCGATATTGCTTGTTATTTTTAGGATTCTGCTCTCAAAATTCTTAAAACTACCAACTGCTTTCCATTTCTTTGATTAACTTTGTGAAAATTATAAATAAATGAAAAAAATAATTATTTTACTAATCGCTTTTGCCACTTTTTCTTGTTCCAATGCTCAAAAAACTTCCTTTTCAAAAGAAGCTTTATCAGAAACTTTATTGGCAACTGACGGAAGTCAGGTAGCTTTTCAAGATATCTTAAAAAAATATGAAGGTAAAACTTTAGTAATTGAAATTTGGGCTTCTTGGTGTGGTGATTGTGTAAAAGCAATGCCAAAAATTAAAGAACTGCAAGCCAATAATCCAGAAGTGGCTTATCTGTTTATTTCGATGGATAAAACTGCCGACAAATGGAAAACTGGAATTGAAAAACACGAATTGAAAGGCGATCACTTTATGGCCAATGACCAAATGAAAGGTGTTTTTGCCAAAGCAATGGATGTAAATTGGATTCCAAGATATATCATAGTTGACAAAACGGGTAAAATTGCTCTTTATAAAGCCATCGAAACTGATTTTGATATCATAAATGAAACGTTGAAAAAGTTGAAATAATCACTTTTTACATAAAAACAAAAACACGAATACCTTAATATAAATACAATTAAAATGAGAAAGAAGATTGTTGCAGGAAACTGGAAAATGCATAAAAATGCAGAACAAACTGAAGATTTATTAAACGAATTAATAGCACAAATCCCAACCGAAACAACTGCACAAGTAATTGTAGCACCTACATTTGTTAACTTGGCATCTGCTGTTGATCATTTAGAATTCACAAATATTGCTGTTGCAGCACAAAACGTACATCAAGCAGAAAGCGGAGCTTTTACAGGTGAGATTTCAGCTGATATGCTTAAAAGTGTTGGTGTAAATACTGTAATTCTTGGACATTCAGAGCGTAGAGCCATTTTCCATGAAACAGATGCATTAATTGCGAGTAAAGTAAATACTGCTTTGAAACATGAAATGACTGTTATTTTCTGTTTTGGAGAAGAATTAAAAGACCGTCAATCTGCTAATCATTTTAACATTGTTGAAAACCAATTGAAAGATGGTTTATTCCATATCGAAGCAAAAGCTTGGGAAAACATTGTTTTGGCTTACGAGCCAGTTTGGGCAATTGGAACCGGAGAAACAGCTTCACCGGAACAAGCACAAGAAATGCACGAATTCATCAGAGAAACTGTTCGTAAAGCATTTGGAAGTGACGTTGCCGAAGATGTTTCTATCCTTTACGGTGGAAGTGTAAAACCAGATAACGCAAAAGAAATTTTCTCTAAACCAGATGTAGACGGAGGTCTTATTGGTGGAGCAGCACTTAACGCAAAAGATTTTGTTGCGATTATTAACGCAGCAGTTTAAAATTTTATACACAAATCAAAAAGCGGTAATTCCAGAATTACCGCTTTTTTTTGTTTTTAATTCTTCTGTAAAAAGATAATGTTACCTTTGCAAAAAAAATTAAACATGTCAAACATTTATATCGGATATCATTTTACCATTGAACCTAAAGAACTGGGTTCAGAAATATTAATTGCAGAGTTAGGCGAAAAAGCATTCGAAAGTTTTACCGAGACGGAAACGGGCATTTCTGCTTATGTTCAAAAAGATTTATGGGACGAAATGATTTTAGAAGATATTCACATTTTACAATCAGAGGAATTCGAAATTGATTATACTTTTGAAGAAATCGAACAAGTAAATTGGAATGAAGAATGGGAAAAGAATTTTGAACCTATCGACGTCGATGGGAATTGTCATGTTCGCGCCCCATTTCATCCCCAAACAAATGCCGAGTTTGACATTGTAATTGAACCAAAAATGAGTTTCGGAACCGGTCATCATGAAACAACTCACATGATGATTCAGCATTTATTAGAAATAGATGTAAACGGATTAAAAACACTTGATATGGGCTGCGGAACAGCTATTTTGGCAATTCTTGCCGAAATGAAAGGGGCTCAACCAATCGATGCTATTGATATTGACAATTGGTGTTACCTCAATTCCATCGAAAATGCAGAACGCAACAATTGCAAGCAAATAACAGTTTACGAAGGTGATGCGAGTTTATTGAAAGATAAAAAATACGATTTAATCATCGCTAATATCAATAGAAATATTTTGTTAAACGACATGCAAAGTTATGTTGATTGTCTAAATCCAAAAGGGACATTACTATTGAGTGGTTTTTATGAAGAAGACATCCCTTACATTGATGCTTCTTGCACAGAGAAGGGCTTAACTTATGTTAAAAAATTTCAAAGAAACAATTGGGTTTCTTTAAAATACGTAAATTAGTATTATTTTTTATTAATTACGAAAGTACAAAAACCTACCAAATGAGTACTAAAGAAAAAGTAAGAGAAAGAGTAAGTGTCAAAGAAATTACAAGTCTGGATAATGAAATTGTAGTTTATAATGACGACGTAAATACATTTGACCATGTAATTGACACCTTAATCCGTGTTTGTAGTCATACCGCGGAACAGGCCGAACAATGTTCGCTAATTGTTCATTATAATGGAAAATGTACCGTAAAAACGGGTCCTTATGACAAATTAAAACCCCAATGCACCCAATTACTCGAAGCTGGCCTGAGTGCCGAAATAGTTTAATATAGAAATTGGCTTTACATCACTAAATTAATTATTGTTAATAATTCAAAAAATAAGTGCTTTTATTTTATATTTGAATAAAAATACTTGCTTTATGGAACAATACGGTAAAATTTTAGTTTTTGTAATGCCAATTTTTTTAATATTAATTCTATTAGAAAAAGCATACGGTCATTACAAAGGGGAAGATACTGCCCCAAATATGGATTCAGTGGCAAGTGTGAGTTCCGGAATGGTCAATTCTGTAAAAGATGTTCTTGGACTTAGCATCACCCTAATTTCTTACGATTGGATTGTTTCCAAAATAGCAATTTATAATTTGGAAGCTTCTGTTACAGCCTATATAATTGGTTTTATAGTAATCGATTTTTACGGATATTGGTCTCACCGTTTGTCTCATCAAATCAATTTTTTATGGAACAAACATGCCATTCATCACAGTAGTGAGGAATTTAATTTGGCTTGTGCTTTGCGGCAACCCGTTTCCAGTTTTGTAAACTTATTTACATTTTTATTAATTCCTGCGGCTTTTTTGGGAGTGCCCGCCAAAGTGATTGCGGTTACACTTCCTATTCATTTATTTTTACAATTCTGGTACCACACCAAACACATTAAGAAAATTGGTTTCTTAGAAAAAATTCTGGTTTCTCCTTCCCATCATCGCGTACATCATGCGATTAATCCGGAGTATATGGACAAGAATCATTCGCAAATATTCATTTTTTGGGATAAGCTGTTTGGCACATTTCAGGAAGAATTAGAAACAGTACCTCCTGTTTTTGGCATAACAAGACCCGCAAATACCTGGAATCCGATTCGGATTAATTTTCAACATCTTTGGTTACTGATTACTGATGCTTGGCGAGCCGAAAACTGGAAAGATAAATGTACTATCTGGTTCAAACCAACCGGTTGGCGCCCAGAAAATTTTGAAGAAAAATATCCGGTTTATAAGATTACAAACGTATATGATTTTAAGAAATATGGTACCCAACATTCAAATAAATTAATGTATTGGTCTCTATTTCAAGCAATCATTACGTTGTTGTTTATCAGCTATTTGTACAGCTCTATTGCAATTATTGGCATTCCTAATGTGTTTCTGTTTGGAGCCTTTATATTCATTACCGTTTACAGCTACACAGAATTAATGGACACCCGAAAATTTTCTTTACTGTGGGAAAGCATCCGCTTTTTATTTGGCATCACTTTAATCCTTTATTTTGGTGATTGGTTTGGAATGAGTCAATGGTTTCCTTTTGCTAATTATATCATTATTGGGTACTTAATACTTTCGCTTTTGGTCAATATTTACTTTGTAAGTATCAATTTTGAAAAAGAAAAAATAGCTTTAGCTTAACTTAAAATCACTTCATGAAAGACAAATTATTATTGAAAAGTTATATTGGTTTCAGTGCACTCTATCTTTTGATTATTCTTATGGACCGGGACGATTTAGCGTGGTTTATGAAACCTTTTTTGCTTCCTTTTTTAGGATTAGCCGTTTTGTTTTCTGAAGGATTTTCGACAAAAAAAGTGTTGTTATCGGCCTTGATATTTTCATGGATTGGCGATATTATTTTAATGTTTGCTGACAAAGGGGAATTGTATTTCATCTTTGGATTAGTAGCATTCCTGATTTCCCATATTATTTATATTACATTGTTTTACAAACAGAAAAATACCAGGACAAACGAAAAAACAGCTCTTTATTGGACGGGCATTTTTGTAATTCTTGTGTATTTTGCAATGATGATATTTTTGTTATTTCCTAAATTAGGTCCTTTAAAAATTCCCGTTTTAGTTTATGCAACTGTCATTACAACCATGCTTTATTTTGCTTTTAAAGGCAGTTTAATATGGGAAAAATCAGCTGCTAATGCTGTTTTATCGGGAGCGATATTCTTTGTGAGTTCGGATAGCATATTAGCGTTCAACAAGTTTTATGCTCCTGTCCCACTCGCTTCGTTTTTAATAATGATTACGTATCTGGTAG
This region of Flavobacterium lacustre genomic DNA includes:
- the mgtA gene encoding magnesium-translocating P-type ATPase, with translation MQPTSTDNFWQFDTDYWFKKLKSSRQGITKLEAEKILLHAGLHPKSKSILKKDFLLFIRQFKSPIMLLLIGAIFLSAFLGDTSDMFIIIFIVTSSGLLSFFQERNASRIVTQLQSMISIKSSVLRDGIVTEIISKHIVAGDVLLLNAGDLLPADCRIIEATELYANESSLTGESFPVRKEVGILEELTELSQRKNCLWEGTNIVSGNAKALVIQTGDQTVFGSIAQSVTNVVETSFEKGIKDFGFFLLKITLLLAVFILVVNLLNHKNPIESALFALALAVGMAPELLPAISTIAMSAGARRMLDKKVIVKKLSSIQNLGEVNLLCTDKTGTITEGNIKISGLIDGFGQESDFVQQLAYWNATFETGYSNAIDDALRQLKLKTGENAQKIGEVPYDFIRKRLSIAIITNSQKLLISKGAFLPILSICTKIKLGDGTHDDIALYKEELENKFEHFGSDGFRAIGICYKEISSENISKEMETEMVFAGFILLNDPVKADIIATIIELHKLNVGLKIITGDNKNVAKSIAQHIGIKNPVVLTGKELFNINPEGLKQLVKKTHIFAEVEPQQKERIILALRKTYTVAYMGDGINDVSAITAADVGISVENAVDVTREAADFVLMEKNLMVIVDGIKEGRKTFANTLKYLYISTGSTFGNMCSVAAASLILPFLPMLPKQILLTNFLTDFPFLTVTSDNVDAEQIVRPGKWNLNLIRNYMVIFGIHSALFDVITFITLLFVLKVKESEFQTGWFIESVLSELFILFIIRTHKSFFRSKPGTYLFILSSIALLTTIGLPYLPIAKEIGLSPLPLINLFAMLLIVILYIITADILKVWFFKKYHRA
- a CDS encoding ammonium transporter encodes the protein MLDVGLTTFMILATSLVMLMTPGLAFFYGGLGCNKNILSIMMQSFVSMGIGTVLWFAFGYSLCFSGNVDSGTDFFGIIGNFDKAFYHGITPSTLYSADKRFPEYIFIAYQMMFAIITPALITGAFINRVSFKSYVVFLILWQIFVYYPFVHMVWGGGLLAEWGVFDFAGGITVHATAGFAALASVYFVGKRQTKHEPNNIPLVAIGTALLWFGWYGFNAGSELAVNSITISSFLNTDTAASFAAVTWLLIEWNTGKKKPTFIGLMTGAVAGLATITPAAGYVDIYSSAIIGIIAAFGCFAAVKFKEHKGWDDALDVWGVHGMGGIIGTICMGFFANSTINEAIPNGLFYGGDGMLLFKECIAILFATSYAFFFTVLLFKIINRFIPVRINEEDQTVGLDILHHGEVARQSNS
- a CDS encoding adenosine deaminase, which encodes MKLHYTLIFSIVMQLGFAQSASLYFDKIRTNEAALTAFFSQMPKGGDLHHHYSGSIYAEPVLNYAITENFYLNTETMVVAREKPTKGNWVLFSDLKNENQLDRYKQQIMQKWSVKDYNHVDYPSDKLFFESFEKFMPAADEMFKSGLLELKNRAIKENLSYIETQLSTIPAPINLENWTKFNVQLREMAAKKDEKAILALLDKLYIALQEKNVSGYAKDFNTNFVAKLHTDLKIDDERFTMRYQNFVLRFMEPTELFKNLVVAFISADTSPLMAGVNIVSPEDGETSMKDYWLHMLMFKYCHSRFPNVKYTLHAGELTLGLVQPEELTWHINSAVYDAGANRIGHGVDMAYEAKSYELLQYMAKNKIVIEINLVSNEFILKVKENRHPISLYKEFGVPIVISTDDAGILRTNMTEQYVLLAKRYTDISYSDIKEFVYNSINYSFIKDASVKKELLRNLDARFKTFEKNFEKK
- the rlmH gene encoding 23S rRNA (pseudouridine(1915)-N(3))-methyltransferase RlmH; the encoded protein is MNIKLIAIGKTDNKALQSLIDDYTKRLSFYIKFELDIIPDIKNVKNLSEDQQKEKEGELILAKITPTDQLILLDENGKNFSSVGFSAELQKKMNSGVKTLVFVIGGPYGFSDAVYAKAQGKISLSLMTFSHQMVRLFFIEQVYRGFTILKNEPYHHQ